Part of the Caulifigura coniformis genome, GGCGACAGCCACGGTCGCCCCGACCACGAGGATGCCGAAAGGGAGGAAGAGCTGCCTGCGAAGTGGTTGTCGCATCTGGAATCACACACAGGTGATGCGCCGCCATCAGCGGGACGCGCAAACCACGATCTTACGCCCCGGGCCAGCCATTCGACAGCTCCTGCCGCCCTGAAACCGCCATTGACCCTCTCCAGCCGACCGGCATAAAAGCCGGCCCCCACAAGGGTGTTGCGCGCGGGGTGCGGGCGGATTCCGCAGCGACGCAGGCCCTTGCGGGTGTCCCAGGGAAGGGAATCTCCATGACACGTCTCAAACTGTCTCGTTCGATCTGCCTTCTGGGTCTGTGCGGCCTGTGGAGTTGCGGTCAGCAGGAAACCCCGGTCGCCGAGCAGAAGCCCGACTTCCAGCAGCAGCCCGCCGCGGTCGCCGCCGCCCAGACGCCCGCGAAGACCGACGACGCAATCAAGGTCGAAACCGACGCCCAGGGTCGCAAGAACGTCACGCTCAATCCCAAGCAGGCCGAGCAGCTGGCCGATGCCCTGATGGCCAAGGGCCAGCTCCGGCAGGCACAGCAGATCCTCTCGCGGGTGATCCAGCTCGATCCCAAGGCTACCGAAGCCTATGTCAAGCGCGCGGCCATCATGGCCGAATCGAAGCTTACGACGCAGGCCATCTCCGACATGACGAAGGCGATTCTCCTCGCCCCCGACAACGCCCGCTTCCGCAACACCCGCGGCTACTTCTACCTCACACAGCAGGCCTACCAGCAGGCCATGCAGGATTTCAGCGACGCCATCGGGCTCGACGGCAACTTCTCGCAGGCCCACAACAACCGCGGCCTCGCACGCGTCGCCCTCAAGGAGTTCGAAGCCGGCATCAAGGACTTCGACGAGGCACTGAAGATCGACGCGAAGTATGTCGACGCCTACAACAACAAGGGCTACGCCCTGATGCAGATGGATCGCGTCGAGGAGTCGGTGGCCGTATTCACCAAGGCCATCGAGCTCAACCCGAAGTACGTCAACGCCTGGAATAACCGCGGTCAGGCCTATCTCAAGTCGAAGCAGGGCGACAAGGCCGTCGCCGATTTCTCGGAAGTGATCAAGCTGGTTCC contains:
- a CDS encoding tetratricopeptide repeat protein — protein: MTRLKLSRSICLLGLCGLWSCGQQETPVAEQKPDFQQQPAAVAAAQTPAKTDDAIKVETDAQGRKNVTLNPKQAEQLADALMAKGQLRQAQQILSRVIQLDPKATEAYVKRAAIMAESKLTTQAISDMTKAILLAPDNARFRNTRGYFYLTQQAYQQAMQDFSDAIGLDGNFSQAHNNRGLARVALKEFEAGIKDFDEALKIDAKYVDAYNNKGYALMQMDRVEESVAVFTKAIELNPKYVNAWNNRGQAYLKSKQGDKAVADFSEVIKLVPGNVTYLSARAEAYELTGKATEAQADRDRAKWVAQLVKLTQQAQQNPRQPSVWIARGRHLLSSGDLKPALADFQTALKVSPGNVEAHCGCAATLLQMGNPDEAIAQCNAALAKGVSALAVSIRGDANFKKGNLDFAIEDYTTAKRRDSQVAQAYKLRAEKARAEGNAAQADADMAIAAELDPAAGAVRQVSNEVPARN